From Penicillium digitatum chromosome 5, complete sequence, one genomic window encodes:
- a CDS encoding Uridine permease Fui1, putative, which yields MSKLQWILDKAAVENEPGLTNAQMMLTNNDLQPVDPERRQWRWINFIAFWIADSLNINTWMISSSMIVDGLSWWQSWICVWVGYFVAAGFVCLTGRIGAVYHISFPVTVRASFGIWGSLWPVLNRVVMAIIWYGVQSYIGGQCVTLMIEAIWPSYRNLHNGLSDSAGIDTKNFVSFFLFWLLSLPALWFPVHKVRHLFTAKAIYSPIAAIAFFAWAISRAHGLGPIIHQSNTVHGGDFSWAMVKGIMSCIGNFAALIMNNPDFSRFAKTPKDAFWSQLLTIPVGFGITSFIGIIVSSSSSVIFNDGYTWSPLDLLGKFLDGASSGQRFGIFVIATGFALAQLGTNISANSISAGTDMTALLPRYMTIRRGSYICAAVGLAMCPWNLLSTSNNFTTYLSAYSLFLSAIAGVMICDYYIVRKGYLNIKSLYSASKTDCYYYTGGFSWRAYTAYICGILINIVGFAGAVGCKVPIGAEYVYNVNYFTGVLVSGIVYFALTWFFPVPETSATWNEVDIDDGNFSVAYGKDPNDLEGQGYADQRSFSSALGSNNRKGPTASDVKL from the exons AACACATGGATGATCTCCTCATCAATGATCGTCGATGGTCTTTCTTGGTGGCAGTCCTGGATCTGTGTCTGGGTTGGCTACTTTGTGGCCGCAGGTTTCGTGTGCCTGACTGGACGAATTGGCGCTGTCTATCATATCTCTTTCCCCGTCACAGTTCGAGCTTCTTTCGGAATATGGGGCTCTTTATGGCCTGTTCTCAACCGAGTGGTGATGGCTATCATTTGGTACGGCGTACAAAGTTATATTGGAG GCCAGTGTGTGACTTTGATGATCGAGGCTATTTGGCCGAGCTACCGGAATCTTCACAATGGTCTTTCTGACAGTGCCGGCATTGATACCAAGAACTTCGTCAGCTTCTTCTTATTCTGGTTGCTCTCGCTTCCAGCCTTGTGGTTCCCCGTTCACAAAGTCCGTCACTTGTTCACTGCCAAGGCGATTTATTCTCCGATTGCTGCCATCGCTTTCTTTGCCTGGGCCATCTCGCGTGCCCACGGTCTCGGTCCGATTATCCACCAGTCCAACACCGTCCACGGAGGCGATTTTTCTTGGGCGATGGTGAAAGGAATCATGTCGTGCATCGGCAATTTCGCTGCTCTTATCATGAACAACCCTGATTTCTCACGATTTGCGAAAACGCCAAAGGATGCATTCTGGTCCCAGCTGTTGACTATTCCCGTTGGCTTTGGCATCACTTCTTTCATTGGAATCATTGtgtcttcctcctcatcggTGATCTTCAACGACGGCTACACCTGGAGCCCCCTGGATCTCCTTGGAAAATTCCTGGATGGAGCCAGTTCCGGCCAGCGCTTCGGTATTTTCGTCATCGCCACCGGATTTGCCTTGGCTCAGCTTGGAACAAACATTTCCGCCAACTCAATCTCCGCAGGCACTGATATGACTGCACTGCTACCACGATACATGACCATCCGACGAGGTAGTTACATCTGCGCCGCCGTTGGTCTAGCCATGTGTCCG TGGAACCTTCTCTCAACTTCAAACAATTTCACAACATACCTGTCAGCTTACTCTCTTTTCCTGTCCGCCATCGCCGGTGTCATGATCTGCGACTACTACATCGTCCGCAAGGGCTACTTAAACATTAAATCTCTCTACAGCGCCAGCAAAACAGACTGCTACTACTACACCGGCGGTTTCTCCTGGCGCGCTTATACCGCCTACATCTGCGGGATTTTAATCAACATCGTTGGCTTCGCTGGTGCCGTTGGGTGCAAGGTCCCTATCGGCGCGGAGTATGTCTACAATGTCAACTACTTCACCGGTGTCCTTGTTTCCGGTATTGTGTACTTCGCTCTGACGTGGTTCTTCCCCGTTCCCGAGACAAGTGCTACTTGGAACGAGGTTGACATCGATGATGGAAACTTCTCCGTTGCATACGGAAAGGACCCCAACGACTTGGAGGGTCAAGGGTATGCTGATCAGAGGTCTTTTTCTAGTGCGCTTGGGTCGAATAACCGGAAGGGCCCAACTGCTTCAGACGTGAAGCTTTGA